The DNA segment ttaTTTTCGCTACTGGCATCTACGACAGTGAGCTTGATGATAAGTTTTagtgaaaaattataaacttaATTGTCACAAACTTACGATGTCTTCAAACCCCGTTCCATCGCTTTTATCCGTGTCGACTTTAAGAAAATTCAAATGTCTGTCTTCGTGTTCAAGTTCTTTGATAAGAGTTTCTAAATTATAGAAAAACAGAATAATCattgtattgtttaaattttcgacgttcaatgaaaacaaagaaagtttgaACTGTTACAATTGACCCGTTTTAAATTTCCCCCCTTCTACTCTACATTAAATTGgattaatttgtaaaattatacTTCGGATTATGTTTAGTATGTTTGCAACGAAATTAGCGAAATAAATTGATATGTCTGTAGGCTATTGCCACGATCAGATTCGACGTTTTTGAGATGGCTACAAATCCACGACTTTTCAGCAACAAGGTAAGTTATATTCGAAAAATTAGCTTTCATGCTTACTGAGAGTTCTCATTTTCCATCCGTTAAATCCGCTGTCGTTGTCTTCGTTTGAAATTCCTATTTTGTGGAAAATTACGCCAGTGTTTGTGACCGAATTGTCAGCAAGTGTCATGGCTGTATAAAGCAAAAACTGTTCAGAAATCATcgcttaaaaacaaaatacgaTGGTTGCACACTACCATTAGCCTACAACACTGATCAATAACGATACCTATTGCAAGTCAAACCGGTTTTATACTTACAGGGGTCGAATGAGTGCACCTCGCATCCGAGTTTTGCCATTTCATCATCAAAACTAAAATCGTTGTTAATCCCGAAAgaataaaccaaacattttgctTTATCGCCACCTTGCGGCCAGAACTGTTTCTCTACACAAAGATCATAAGCTCCGTCTCCTATGTAAGGTCCACTGGTCAGACCGCCAAGGTATTTGCTCTCAGTGCAATGATACTGAAGACAAAAAGGTAGAAATCACCTACCTTATGCATAGAGTTATATCGCGCTACTCGTCGGCTTATATCAAGATAAAATATCTACTTTTGTCGGAGTTTATACGAGGCACAGTAAAATTTACACTACCGTGTATAACTTTGGACATTAATAATTACTATATTGATCAAGTAATCAAAACTAATAATTACTCATACCTGTCGTTGGTAGATATAATTCCAAATTCTTTCAAGCTCTTCTTCGGGAGAAGCTTTTCCGGGAGGTTTCAGTTCCTTGTTTGCCAAAGCTGAAAATATTATGCTTATTGAAGTTTCTTTAAAGTTTGAAACGTTTTGTAAATCCTTATGTGTGAGTAAGTGCTAGAGTTTTAATCGGAGCTTAAATACTAAGGTAACTTACACTTCTGTGTGTTTTCGTAACGATACTTACGTTCTAGAATGGGCGGAATGGGTTTCATAGCAGATGGAACCAGCTTCTTGCTGTTCTTACAGGCAGCTGCACAGATAAAACTCAACAATTTTATGAGAAACTTTGTATGATGCTTTTATAGTATTGTTTTGAATAAGAGCCTACTAGAGTTGCACCGAAACTATCGCGTAAAACTGCCCAAATTCAAAGTTCTTGACCAAATGTCTAcaaatgtaggctactttgGTAAATATTACGCAATAGGATATTCGGCAACTCCATGCGCATTAAAAAATCTTCttattttgttaataatgTAGATAAAAGTCAGTATTATAGGATGATTATTAGGCTACCACTATAAATCAGCAAAAAAGGATgaattcatttcattttgttcatGCCCATTACTGTACTACTAGTTTGTATCCATTTCACTCTACATACGATCTCATTAAGCAAATGACAAGAAAAAATGTACGTGTGATAGTGCGTGCCAGCGTCAAGGCTTAACAGCGTTTGCCAGATACTAAGATAACAGTACCatttaatgaaaattaaagCAAGTTTCTCAgcttgtaatttttgtttgagtAAAGTCTCATGAAGCACTTTATCTAAACCATGCAGAACGTGTAATCGACCGTTTGGTTAAAATATAGGTTGATCGTCTATCCACTATATAACTACAGAAAATAATGCTTCAAGACTTCAGATCATGATAACATTTCATATGGACCTATATACGACAGCGAAGTTCGTTTTGGTGAAGTAGACAGTCAATACATGGGTATTTACGTTTCACGTGCATCTAGATTCTAGACAATTCATATATACAAAAAAGGCTTAAAGTTTAACAATTACTTACAAGAATTCTCGTCAGTTTTGGAGAAGCTCCACATCCCGTAAATCTGATCCCAGTATAACATCAGAAAAACAGATATGGCAAAACATTCGCAAATAATTAGagaaacatatttaacattacattttttcaccatCTTTCTCGTGCCGCTTACAACTCTTCTGGAACAGACACATGaagttttattgtattaaTATATAGAAATGTTATGGGGATAATGCTGGTAATGCCGAACCAACCCTGTAATGTATATTGCTTGTAAAAATGAGCCTATTCATATAGGCTTCTAACGAATCTACAGCTACAGTTAACTTATTTGTTTGTATCAAACAGTAATCAggtattttcataaaatcaccaaagcaaaaaatgtagGGAAATCGTGGTGAAATTACTTGGAAGTGTATCCGTTAGTcacattaatttttcttttttctacttttATAGTACAAACGTTTTGACtttgtttcaagtttttcTTGCTGCTACACCTCTTGA comes from the Clavelina lepadiformis chromosome 5, kaClaLepa1.1, whole genome shotgun sequence genome and includes:
- the LOC143458945 gene encoding putative methyltransferase-like protein 24, encoding MVKKCNVKYVSLIICECFAISVFLMLYWDQIYGMWSFSKTDENSSACKNSKKLVPSAMKPIPPILEPLANKELKPPGKASPEEELERIWNYIYQRQYHCTESKYLGGLTSGPYIGDGAYDLCVEKQFWPQGGDKAKCLVYSFGINNDFSFDDEMAKLGCEVHSFDPSMTLADNSVTNTGVIFHKIGISNEDNDSGFNGWKMRTLKTLIKELEHEDRHLNFLKVDTDKSDGTGFEDIVMQELLETGLYKCVRQFSFELHLPGPLTQPKHLERCRLFYRQMRALNDGGWRLYNTTDNVRYKASVIKDYTQRSNKKKIINEAGAVILWESSFVNFEVTGTCKEAMIR